The following coding sequences are from one Treponema parvum window:
- the folE2 gene encoding GTP cyclohydrolase FolE2, translated as MTNKNSMPDIQNESDFRKIPLQKVGVKGVKYPIQVLDKSKNTQHTTADVELYVNLPQHFKGTHMSRFIEIFHKYHKDLSLTHFLSMLEEMRKKLEAERAYGVVTFPYFIEKHAPVTKESAIMCYKCSYEGIAGKDFHNFFISVDVPVTTLCPCSKAISARGAHNQRGHVRVKLLYSDFFWIEDLIFAVEQCASSALYSLLKRPDEKFVTERAYDNPRFVEDIVREVYLALKKFPVERPFAWFRVEAENEESIHAHNAYACAEYGSCDPF; from the coding sequence ATGACGAATAAAAATTCAATGCCGGACATACAAAATGAAAGCGACTTTCGTAAAATCCCGCTGCAAAAAGTGGGGGTAAAGGGCGTAAAATATCCCATTCAGGTTTTGGATAAAAGCAAAAACACTCAGCACACTACTGCCGACGTGGAACTTTATGTAAATCTTCCTCAGCATTTTAAAGGCACTCATATGAGCCGTTTTATTGAAATTTTCCATAAGTACCATAAAGACTTAAGCTTAACCCACTTTCTTTCAATGCTCGAGGAGATGAGAAAAAAACTTGAAGCCGAGCGAGCTTACGGCGTAGTTACCTTTCCCTATTTTATTGAAAAACACGCACCCGTTACAAAAGAGAGCGCAATAATGTGCTATAAGTGTTCTTACGAGGGCATAGCAGGCAAAGATTTCCATAATTTTTTTATTTCGGTAGACGTTCCCGTTACAACTCTTTGCCCGTGTTCCAAGGCGATCAGCGCCAGAGGAGCTCACAACCAGAGGGGACACGTACGCGTAAAGCTTTTGTATTCGGATTTTTTTTGGATCGAAGATTTGATTTTTGCCGTTGAACAATGCGCTTCGTCCGCGCTATATTCTTTGCTTAAACGCCCCGATGAAAAATTCGTTACAGAAAGAGCCTACGACAACCCTCGCTTTGTTGAAGATATCGTGCGCGAAGTCTATCTGGCTTTAAAGAAATTTCCCGTGGAAAGGCCCTTCGCTTGGTTTCGAGTAGAAGCGGAAAATGAAGAGAGCATACATGCTCACAACGCATACGCCTGCGCCGAATACGGAAGCTGCGATCCGTTTTAA
- the miaB gene encoding tRNA (N6-isopentenyl adenosine(37)-C2)-methylthiotransferase MiaB: MTYYFETYGCQMNFAESSAVEQLFLARGWTKADSAQTADCAIINTCSVRATAENRIFGRLGWFQGLKSLRSCEPGAKSKSLEDAARLVKGCPKPITVIVMGCMAERLLHSLKQDYPVIDYVVGTFAKSQFGRIISEIEERDLPTDLDNSAKYKFAPLSYEPGAFTAFVPIMHGCDHFCTFCIVPYVRGREVSRPVEEIIKEIDVLSSYKVKEITLLGQTVNAYRHEGCDFASLLQRIADHLKQTSSSIEWVRFVSSHPKNLSPEILDVIAANPVLCRHIHLAVQHGSSRILQKMNRGHTREEYLELVSLMRKKLPDVSLTTDIMIGFPGEAEEDFEATLSLMREVRYEAAFMYYFNPREGTPAAMFPDQIPLKVKKERLQKVIDLQLEITRKEMELRVGKTVKVLVESVSRDDKNELLGKTEQDERIAFAARQSLIGKFAQVHIDGLSGNTFRGTLLSGGGCAKCSTIESSTT, translated from the coding sequence ATGACTTATTATTTTGAAACATACGGCTGCCAGATGAATTTTGCCGAATCCTCCGCTGTGGAACAGCTTTTTCTTGCCCGAGGATGGACAAAGGCGGATTCGGCGCAGACAGCCGACTGCGCAATAATAAACACCTGTTCCGTAAGAGCTACGGCCGAAAACCGTATTTTCGGCAGATTGGGCTGGTTTCAAGGCCTGAAATCTTTACGCAGCTGCGAACCCGGCGCAAAATCCAAAAGCCTTGAAGACGCCGCGCGCTTGGTTAAGGGATGCCCTAAGCCGATAACTGTCATAGTTATGGGCTGCATGGCCGAGCGTTTGCTTCATTCTTTAAAGCAAGACTATCCGGTAATAGACTATGTTGTAGGAACCTTCGCCAAGTCGCAGTTCGGTCGCATAATAAGCGAAATTGAAGAAAGAGATCTTCCCACCGACCTTGACAATTCGGCTAAGTACAAGTTCGCTCCTCTTTCTTACGAGCCGGGCGCCTTTACCGCCTTTGTTCCGATAATGCACGGCTGCGATCATTTTTGCACTTTTTGCATAGTTCCATATGTTCGCGGCCGAGAAGTTTCCCGCCCTGTAGAAGAAATAATCAAAGAAATAGATGTGCTTTCTTCCTACAAGGTAAAGGAAATAACGCTTTTAGGTCAGACCGTAAACGCATACCGCCACGAAGGATGCGATTTTGCGTCTCTCTTACAGCGCATAGCGGATCACCTTAAGCAAACTTCCTCTTCAATCGAGTGGGTAAGATTTGTGTCAAGTCATCCTAAAAATCTTTCTCCTGAAATACTCGACGTTATCGCGGCGAATCCTGTCTTGTGCCGTCACATACACCTTGCGGTTCAGCACGGATCAAGCAGAATTTTACAGAAGATGAACCGCGGTCATACCCGCGAAGAATATCTGGAATTGGTAAGCCTCATGCGTAAAAAACTTCCCGATGTGTCTTTGACTACGGATATAATGATAGGCTTTCCCGGCGAAGCCGAAGAAGATTTTGAAGCGACGCTTTCTTTGATGCGAGAAGTCCGTTATGAAGCGGCTTTTATGTATTATTTTAATCCGCGGGAAGGAACGCCTGCGGCGATGTTTCCCGATCAGATTCCTCTAAAGGTAAAAAAAGAACGCCTTCAAAAAGTGATCGATTTGCAGCTTGAAATCACCAGAAAAGAAATGGAACTGCGCGTCGGTAAAACCGTAAAGGTTCTTGTTGAAAGCGTTTCGCGCGACGATAAGAATGAACTTTTAGGGAAAACCGAACAAGACGAACGCATAGCTTTTGCCGCGCGTCAATCGCTCATAGGAAAATTCGCTCAAGTGCATATAGACGGACTTTCGGGCAATACGTTCCGAGGGACGCTTTTGTCAGGCGGCGGCTGCGCAAAATGCAGCACAATCGAATCGTCTACGACATAA
- a CDS encoding bifunctional 5,10-methylenetetrahydrofolate dehydrogenase/5,10-methenyltetrahydrofolate cyclohydrolase, with amino-acid sequence MSATVIDGKKIAEDIRADIGKKVLELKKRGIIPCLAVILVGSDPASVSYVTGKKKALVEAGMKDLSFRLQEDVPEHELLRLIKKLNEEKSVHGILVQLPLPVHISEEKVLLEISPEKDVDGFHPLNVGKMMIGKKAFLPCTPHGILVLLKKSGIKTDGAHAVVIGRSNIVGKPVSVLLTQKEYNCTVTICHTGTKNLSEITRSADILIAAAGKPLTVTADMVKSGAAVIDVGVNRIPDGSKKSGFRLTGDVDFERVKEVASYITPVPGGVGPMTIAMLLSNTLEAAQNVAVGTRETAQNAAAGADLKKTPPASPETL; translated from the coding sequence ATGAGCGCGACTGTTATAGACGGAAAAAAAATTGCAGAGGATATCAGAGCGGATATCGGTAAAAAAGTTCTTGAACTTAAGAAGAGAGGAATTATTCCCTGTCTTGCGGTCATCCTTGTGGGTTCGGATCCTGCAAGCGTCTCTTATGTTACGGGGAAAAAGAAGGCGCTCGTCGAAGCGGGAATGAAAGATCTTTCCTTTCGGCTTCAGGAGGACGTTCCCGAGCACGAGCTTTTGCGTCTTATAAAAAAGCTGAACGAGGAAAAAAGCGTTCACGGCATTCTTGTTCAGCTTCCGCTGCCTGTTCATATAAGCGAAGAAAAAGTTCTTCTTGAAATTTCACCTGAAAAAGACGTCGACGGTTTTCATCCTTTGAACGTCGGCAAGATGATGATAGGGAAAAAGGCTTTTTTGCCTTGTACGCCGCACGGAATTCTTGTTCTTTTAAAAAAAAGCGGTATTAAGACCGACGGAGCTCATGCCGTAGTTATAGGCCGCTCGAATATCGTAGGGAAGCCCGTTTCCGTTTTACTTACGCAAAAAGAATATAATTGCACGGTAACGATTTGCCATACGGGAACGAAAAACCTTTCTGAAATTACTCGCAGCGCGGACATACTGATTGCCGCGGCGGGAAAACCTTTGACGGTAACGGCGGACATGGTTAAAAGCGGCGCAGCCGTAATAGACGTGGGAGTCAACAGAATTCCCGACGGCTCTAAAAAATCAGGCTTTCGCCTTACCGGAGACGTTGATTTTGAGCGGGTAAAAGAAGTCGCTTCGTATATTACTCCCGTTCCCGGCGGAGTAGGGCCCATGACTATTGCGATGCTTCTTTCCAACACGCTTGAAGCGGCACAAAATGTTGCGGTCGGCACTCGTGAAACAGCTCAAAACGCTGCGGCCGGCGCCGATTTAAAAAAAACGCCGCCCGCCTCGCCTGAAACCCTGTAA